TCTATTCAAAAATGGTGCTTGTGTGTATTTTATGTTGTCTGTTTTCCATGCAGAGAATGATGTTGGTGGTGAAACCAGGACTGCCAATGCTCATGGGTGGAACTAGTGCTCCCTGCGTGATACTGTTCGTGTCCGCCATCGGTGTCACTGACACTGCTgagaagaacaaggaacacagtGCCAATATCTTCCCTTTCCTTACAGGAGAACTTGGACTTACTGAAGACCAGTGAGAAGCTGACTATGCTACAAATCATTCATTTATTTTACCTTAGTACTATCCTCTACTGCAGAGCTTCGGCTCTGTTCTAATGATAGAAAAATATGTTTTATGCATAAGATAAGAggattttgcatttctgcattgGTGTGGATAAAGGGCAGTATGTCATATGATACCTTATCTCAGATTGAAAGATAGAGTGTCTCTGTATGACCGTTCCTGTACCCGGCCTGCCTGCAGACTCTTTAAAGCCCAACTCAACTACAAATTTTCATCTGTTTCTTATCTGTTATGCCATGGTGTGTCTGGATGTATGGACAGTTCATATGTCTAGGTTATTACTACCATGAGGTATTGATTATAGCCTAACAACCTATGCTTGTAAGGGGTTGCACAGGAGATCTTGTAACACCAAATAGCATTCAAAGTATGTATTGACTTTATATTGCATTAAATAGAATATTGCATTTAGTAGATTTAAATTATAGCCACATGGTCTTCTGTATATGGTTTTCAATACATGAATCTAATTGTAGGTGAACTTGTATTCCACAGGGTCATGATCAGGTTCTATGTCCTGGAGCCACATCAGGTAGGAAAGAAAGGAACTGTTATGAGTTACCTGTAGGAGGAACTTTCAGCACCAGAATGACTTCACACATCTGTTCCACAACAGTTACCAAACCCTGGCAGTGGGTTTCCACCACTCAATTGGACATGACATACCATATGACAAAGACCTGTATTGGATTTTATCACTATGGTATTTGACCCCATGAATCTATGCCCTGGAAACTCATTCATTTATATTGCGACAGTAAACCAGAACCGCACATTTGACAAGCTAGATGATATAAGAATATATTCATGTTTGATTAGAGGAAATGTAAACCAATTGACCTTTATTCAAAGCTATTACTATGTAAGTTCACGTATTCATGTCATATCTCAACCATCTGATAATGTGTTTGAGATGTTTTTTTTCTGCTATGTTTTGTTAGTAATAACCACAATGACCAGCATAGATGATAGACTAGTATTAGCAGTAAATCTTTAAGTACGTACTGTGCAATGGAAGTCAGGTAAATGTCAATGGCCGCTGTGAAACACCATTCTATGCATTTGTTAAGAGTATAGAAGTAGATAAGGACATAACAGTGTTGCATTGGACTAACATGCACTCTGTATTTGTGAAGGACTGTGCTTAGTAAATTTACATGTAATGTATTCCTTTCAATTTCAGTCCTTTTAATATATGAGTATCAAGTAAATGTTGTGAAGGCTTTGCTGTACAATTAGTCATACTAGAAGTAAAAGTACTTAAATTATTGTGTCCCGCATGACTAAATTATTTACTGGATTTAATGTCTTGCCAATATTTCTTTACACTCAACAGGAAGAGTGGAAGGGTTTAAAAATAATACAAGGTGCAAATGTGACATTGAACAGCTAGATATTTAGGAAAAGTGGACTGTATAAACCAATGTAAAAATGTAGCTATCTTTCCATGTGAAACACCCCACTGAAGGcaacaaaaaataaacatttaggACGTGTGCTTTCTGTCCATACATTATTGTTCGTCTTGAAAAGTTTGCCTTGCAACAGCACCTGCTGGGTCAGCTTATTAGTATAATGTAATTTTGTTTAAAATGGCAAGGAACATGTCAATGATACTtgtgctatgatgctggtaaacttgtctcgcgcacctacaatgctggtcataaaaaaagctattattgttgctctttatttatttgtaattttttttaagtgttattattaactgcattgttggttaagggcttgtaagtatgcatttcatggtaaggtctacgcCTGCGGTATTCGGCGCGTTtgaaaaatgtgatttgatttgtaggGACCCGTTGCTACGGACAACGTGGAACATAACTCCACCAAAGGTCAGCTCTTTCCTCCATTCATAGATCAGCAAAGTTTTGAATGAGCCAATCACTCACCGGAACGCTGCTACCGGAAGAATGGTGTTTTGGAGGACGCTTTGCCCACTGTCTGCTTTGCGTTTTGAATGAGATGGTAGCTAGCTACGTAAACTATATGTCACAATATCCATAAACCACAATTTCGACGAATATTTGGATTCTCACATGGTGAGTTACTTCTGGTGTTCTTAAAAAGGTACTTAAACAATTGGTTATTTTAGCTAATCAATTTGTACACATCGCAGTCTCCTTAGCATAAATTCTGTTCAACCAAAGCCCGTGGTTTAGCTTgctatctaacgttagctagctacaacacATTACTCTATTTCTTTAGCTATTTATATCTAGATAGTGGCTATCTTACTAACTACTTATATTTTGATCGTAAGTTACAAGCTCCTGCTCAACAAGTTGCGGTTTCAGCCTGACAAATTGGATTGTATTGGGAAGGAAGAGGAGTAACGTTAGTACACTGGCTTCAGTTTACTCTGAAGACAAAATCAAACGAAAAGTGTTTATTTTTACGAGCGTGTACACGCTGGAATTAGAATGCACCGAACTGAATGAGAGACAACAGACGGGCCGCCATGTATAACGTTACTTGAAATTAGAAAGTCTATTTCTCTCGCGTCAACGTAAAGCAACGCAGGCAAAGTGAGCGGATACATGGTCAGAAAATATATATTGTGCATTGTTATGTCTGGAATTGTGACATGTATATTTAAGAAGTGTCTATTTAGTGTTGATAAGTTTAGCTGCCAGTGccaataatatatattttaaagcaATAAATGTGTGCCTATGTCGATATTGAGCACAGGCATATGGCCTAGGCAGGCTAGGGCAGGGAAACTCGAGGAACTCCGTTCAAGAGAGAATACTGTTATGTAGAAAGAACAAGACTATCTACGTTCTTTATAAACTCAGTCAACATAACAGGAGACAGGTCCAGTGGCGGTCACggcgtttaagatgagggagaacaaaacaaatgttatgagcatggccttatttatattacagcatatttgatgactgtcattcatatccCAATCACTTAGTTCAATGTAAAAGGTTTAGGCTACTAGATGATACTGAAATCATCCCTATACCCAtcgaggttgctacaacctagcctaagaatgaaagtttacaacgtcgGTAAACAAAGGTCGAGAGAAACATTTGAGttgacagtgacacatggacagacggtgacacattcaatactgccttgcacactcttgcttcCATCTAACTGATCTagagtgtaatcattagtccaacagttgcgaACAAGAGTTtccattggacaaattcaggtatgtttatctcAGTTCCGTTTGCGttcgtttaagaaacatttttcaacagaaaCGGAGGAATGAATCCTCCCCTGGTAATGTAAACACAGtgcactttcatagcagccacgttgtgttccttctcgcatctatgcgctctcttcctctcaccttttcccttcactactggacttcaatgcacaacacatcagctgcaTGAGAACATgcaaaaaaacctttccaagccatatcataactgctacagacagcctacattgttgtcaccatattagctgaAGTAACATCAATCAACATAGTTAATAGAACTAACAGGTTAGTAAACCGCTATAATAATGCAGTAatgttacagtgtacagtcagtaagcagtttagcacttacaccagtgggccccggtggcaataaattagtcaaaccaaaagcttaccttgactgtgaatagttccagtgttgtgttggatagtcatagccagctagctaacaaaacatccctctgtttgagtaggcaaaactagctagctgcatttacTAGCTAAATAGTTTAAACTGAAAGTTTAAAAAAAGACAATCTCTCTTCATTTTGGAAGAGGTGAATGtgttcaaaactgttaaactattgtctttctctatctttgagtcaactactcaccacattttatgcactgctgtgctagctagctgtagcttatgctttcagtacaagactctagaggtcgactgattataagttttcaacgccgataccgattattggagcacccaaaaaaagctgatgccgattaatcggacgattttcatatatatatgtgtatgtgtgataatgacaattacaatactgaatgaacactttcaTTTGaacataatacataaataaaaatcaatttagtctcaaataaataatgaaacatgttcaatttggttgaaGTAATGcaaaaaacagtgttggagaagaaagcaaAAGTGCAATATGTACCAGGTTAAAAAGCTAACTttcaagttccttgctcagaacatgaaaacatatgaaagctggtggttccttttaacatgagtcttcaatattcccagttaagaagttttaggttgtagttattataggaattatgacgtgtcaactatttctctctttaccatttgtttttcatatatctttgactattggttgttcttatagacactttagtattgccagcctaatctcgggagttgataggttggaagtcataaacagcgctgtgcctcaagcattgctaagagctgctcgcAAACACAGTAAagggctgtttgaatgaatgcttaagaGCCTGCtcctgcctaccaccgctcagtcagactgctctatcaaatatcaaatcatagacttaattataatataagaaatacgagccgtaggtcattaatatggtcaaatccggaaacctTCATTTCGAAAGCACagcgtttattctttcagtgaaatacagaaccgttccctTTTTTAtagaacgggtggcatccataagtctaaatattgctgttacattgcacagccttcaatgttatgtcataattatgtaaaattctggcaaattaattatggtATTTGTTAGGAAATGGTCTTCatacagttcgcaacgagccaggcggcccaaactgctgcacataccctgactctgcttgcactgaacgcaagagaagtgacacaatttccatagttaatattgcctgctaacatgcatttattttaactaaatatgcaggtttaaaaaaaaatatacttctgtgtattaattttaagaaaggcatcgatgttcatggttaggtatatttgtgcaacgattgtgcttttttcgcaaatgtgcttttgttaaatcaccacctgtttggcgaagttgaagtaggctgtgatttgatgccaaattaacaggcaccgctttgattatatgcaacgcagggcaagctagttaactacacacagttgatgatattactaggttaactagtgattatgtgaagattgattgttttttataagataagtttaatgctagctagcaacttaccatggctccctacagccacaaggtccttttgatgctGGACTCGCGTCACAGGTGGTCAGCCGGCCACACAGTCTCCTTGTtaattgcaatgtaatcggccataagggcagattaccgattgttatgaaaacttgaaatcggccataatTAATCAGCCATGTCGATTAATTGGTCAACCTTTGGTCTCAACGTCAAAAGTGAAGAGGCGACCCCGGGATGATTCGGAAAGttacacaactgtctatataagttcccatTGTAGACCGTGTATGTCCGAGCAAAaccaaagccatgaggtcgaaggaattgtccgtagagctctgagacaggattgtgttgagacagatctggggaagggtaccaaaatatttctgcagtattgaagatCCCCataaacacagtggcctcaatcattcttaaatggaagaagtttggaaccaccaagactcttcctggagctggccatgtggccaaactgagcaatcgggggagaagggtcttggtcagggagatgaccaagaacccgatgatcactctgacagagctgaagagttcctctgtggagatgggagacgcttccagaaggacaaccatctctgtagcactcaaCCAATCcggcctttacggtagagtggcaagaaagaagccactcctcagtaaaaggcataaacaagtttctctggtctgatgaacccaAGAATTAACTATTTGGCCtgctgaatgccaagcgtcacgtctggaggaaacctggcaccatccccagcatggtgggggcagcatcatgctatggggaagtttttcagtggcagggactgggatgctaatcaggatcgaggcaaagatgaacggagcaaagtacagggagatgcttgatgaaaatctgctccagagtactcagcacctcagactggggcaaaggttcaccttccaacaggacaacgatcctaagcacacagccaagagaacGTCAGCTCgagggatccaatcttgcaaccttacagttaactagtccaacacaatAACCACCtacctctcgttgcactccacaaggagaccgCCTGTTAGgcaaatgcagtagaagccaaggtaagttgctagctagcattaaacttatcttataaaaaaacaatcaatcataatcactagttataactacacatggttgatgatattactagtttatctagcgtgtcctgcattgcatataatcgatgcaacacTGGGggatccaggttagcaggcaatattaaccaggtgaaattgtgtcatttctcttgaaggttgtgcaatgtagcaagaatatttagacttagggatgccacccgtttgataaaatacagaacggttctgtatttcactgaaataataaacgttttgttttcaaaatgatagtttccggattcgaccatattattgaccaaaggctcgtatttctgtgtgttatgttagaattaagtctatgatttgatagagcagtctaactgagcgatggtaggcagcagcaggctcgtaagcattaattcaaacagcactttcgtgcgttttgccagcagctcttcacaagcacagcgctgtttatgacttcaagccttttagcctaatggctggtgtaaccgatgtgaaatggctagctagttagcggggtgcgcgctaatagcgtttcaaaatTCACTAGCTCTGAGAGTTgtagtagttattccccttgctctgcaagggacacagcttttgtggagcgatgggtaacgctgcttcgagtgtggctgttgtcgatgtgttcctggttcgagcccaggtaggtgcgaggagagggacggaagctatactgttacactggcaatattatagtgcctataagaacatccaataccCAAAGCTATATGAAAtagaaatggtatagagagaaatagtcctataaatactatattaactacaacctaaaacctcttaccttggaatattgaggTCTCATGTTAAAAAGAACCTCTAACTTTCaaatgttctgagcaaggagctcaaacgttagctttcttacatgacacatattgcacttttacttctccaacactttgtttttgcattatttaaaccaaattgaacatgtttcattatttatttgaggctaaattgatttttattgatttgtactatattaagttaaaagaaaagtgttcattcagtattgttgtaattgtcattactaCAAATCCATttttaaaaatcgtccgattaat
This region of Oncorhynchus masou masou isolate Uvic2021 chromosome 8, UVic_Omas_1.1, whole genome shotgun sequence genomic DNA includes:
- the LOC135544725 gene encoding D-dopachrome decarboxylase-A-like; this translates as MPFIDLESNLPESTFSENFLKKLCSKTAAVLGKPEERMMLVVKPGLPMLMGGTSAPCVILFVSAIGVTDTAEKNKEHSANIFPFLTGELGLTEDQVMIRFYVLEPHQVGKKGTVMSYL